From the Nostoc sp. PCC 7107 genome, the window GACAAGCAGAGGTAAAACAAGGTAATGTTTTAGATGAAGAGCAAAGTCGGGTGATGAGCGAGTTATTGAATCGCTTATCTAGTCGTGTTGCGCCAACGGAAACAGTCAGGGAACATTTGCATTTAGCTTTTGAATTAATCGAACAGCAGCAAGCAACTTTAAATCCCTACTGGGAAAAGTTAGAGCAGCAAAAAACTTTAGCAGCACAGCAACAAGAAGAAGTTGAGCGTCTTACACAAAATTTAAGCGATCGCCAAAATGAATGGCAACAAGCACATAATTTTATAGAACAGCAAACTACTCAATTAAAAATTAATCAGGCAACTATTACTAGTAAGCAAGAATCTGCTCGACTTGTCAAGGAACAATTACAATATCAAGACGATTTATATCAAAAAATAAATTACTTATCTGCCAGTTCTGGTGATATTTCTAGAAATAAAGTTGATGTAGAAGCATTGGAAAAAATGCCTTTAGATGAACTACAAAAAATAGTTCAAGACCTCATTAAAAAATTAGAAATAGACTCTAGCTTTGTCCAAGAACAAGAGCAGGAACTGCAATATAAGCAAGTAGACATAGAAGAATTACAAAAAAAACTTAGTCAAGCCTCTGACCAAGACCATATCAATTTGGAAATGGAACTGGCGGATGAAAAAGACCATTACCAAATGCTCAACAAAACTTTAGAAGGTCAACGCCGTAGTTTGTTGCAGCGTGATAAGGCTCTGAGGCAGCATCAAAATATATTACTCCGAAGACAAGGACAACCTGTTTCTAATATAGAAGAAGAAAGTACAGTTGATTTTGCTCCGATTTTGTTACAAATCGATGGTCAGCGGCAACAACAATCACAGGAATTACAAAAAGTTGAACAAGAAATTGAGCAGATGCGATCTGCAATTGAATTAGATCAAGGTATGATTGACAACCAAGCTCATGATTTGGAAAGTAAGCAACAAGAAATTAAAACTCTAGAAGCAAGTTTACAGTCTTTGCAAACAGCAACTGCTGAATGCTGGGTGCGAGTCAATTTATATCAAGAAGCCTTACAACCAATTCAAGATTCTTTGGATGGTTTGCGACAAAAGCTACAAGGAATTAATGATTCTCTAGCGCAAGTGCAAGAAGTTGGTGATTATCAACTGCAAACTATTAGCGAGATGCGTCAGACTCTGCAAAATTTGATATCACAGCCAGAGTTAATAGCATCTTAGAAGTATGAAGTGTGAAAAATATTTTAGACTTTATAATGACTTTTCCTTAATGATAATCCAGTTACCTTGAACTTGAGCGATCGCACCACCAGGAAAGGGATCTGTTTGTGAACGGTTCGGGGCGGTAATTAAGGCGGTTAATTTTTCAATATGTTCAAAATTAGGTGCGTCAGGCAAAATTTCTAGCAATACCTGTCGCATCACACGGCGTTGTAAAGCTAATGGCGCTGGTTGTAATACCTGACGATTTAATTTTAGATGATCCCCACTCCCTATCGTCGCTTTTTCCCGCAACTGCTGAGATGCTTGTTCCAAATACTCAACATCTGCTTGCAAGAGTTCTGCTGTTTGGGCTAAAGCTGATTCTACTTTGGGGTTAAAGTTTGTTTGTAAATAGGGAATTAATTCTTGGCGGATGCGGTTGCGTGCGTACTTCACATTTTGATTGGTAGAATCTTCCCAAATAGGTAATTGAAAATCTTGGCAAAATTGCCCTGTTTTTTGACGAGTGATTGCTAAAAGTGGGCGCACTAAGGTAATTTTTTCAGATAAAGGACGTTCCCAAGTTAAAGCTTGTAAACCATCAGCACCAGTACCACGCATTAAATTGTAAAGCAGAGTTTCGGCGCGATCGCTGGCTGTATGTCCAGTAACGATATATTGATAATTATATTTTTGGGCGATCGCATTTAAAGCTTGATATCGCCAATTCCGCGCCGTACCTTCACTATTTATGGGTTCTTTAGCAGTTTCTAAATAAAAATTTACACCCCAATTTTTAGCCAAATTTGCTACATGATGAGCGTTAGCTTGGGAATCATCACGCCAGCAATGATCGCAATGAGCAATACCTAAATACCATGACCACTTTGATTGTAAATCTAAGAGTAATTTAATTAAGCATAGAGAATCTTGCCCGCCAGAAACAGCCACTAACAGGCGTTCATGATGTAGAAATAAATGACGTGATTTAATGGTGCGATGAATTTTGGCGTGTAAGGGAGTCCATACCATTTTGAATTATTAACCGCAGATGAATGCAGACGGACGCAGATAATTGATTATTTGATCCGCGTGCATCCGCGTAAATCTGCGGTTTTAAAACATAGTAAATATTCACAAAATATCAAATATAATTTAACCCCTCTTTATAAGTAAAGAGGGGTTAAAGCTATTAAAAAAACCAACCGTAAGAATGTAAACCTTTTCCTAAAAGATTCACTCCGAGATAACAAATCCAGACGACAACAAACCCACTTGCAGCTAAAATTGCGGGGCGACGACCTTGCCAACCGCGAGTAATTCTAGCGTGGAGGTAAGCTGCAAAAACTAACCAAGTAATTAATGCCCATGTTTCTTTAGGATCCCAACTCCAGTAAGAACCCCAAGCTTCGTTTGCCCAAACACCACCAGCAATAATCCCGATGGTCAGCAGGGGAAATCCTAACCCAATGATGCGATAACTGATATTGTCTAAGGTATCAGCCAGACTGAGCAGTTGGGGCGAAAGAACTGCGGTGGTTGCTGCGGTTCCTGATTGGGTTGCTGTTACCAAATTCATCACAGCGGTGTTGCCGTTATTAGTATTGCTTTCAAAACGACGAGCAGAACCGTTATCTTCACCGACAGGTGTTGCTGATTGAGTTACTAGTTCACCTGCTTTGTGTAAGCGATAACCATTAGTGCGGTAGCCACCAGTGCCTACCGAACTACCTTGTAGTTCGATATTTTGGCCGCGTGTCACCACCAGAAAAGCGATCGCTAATATTGAACCTACCATTAAAGCAGAGTAGCTCAACATCATGACGCTGACGTGCATCATCAACCAGTTAGATTTCAATGCAGGGACTAATGGCTCTGCTGATTGCATGGTTGATGGTAAGGTGAGAGCCGCAAAGGCAGTGATTCCCATTGCTACGGGTGTAGTAAAAACTCCCACCAAGCGGCTACGGGTACCATTTTCCGCAATTAAATGGACTGCTGTAATCCCCCAAGTCAAAAAAAACAGCGACTCGTACAAGTTACTTAGCGGGAAATAACCTGCCTCTATCCATCTTGCGCCTAAAAGGGTAGCAATGCACAAATTGGCGATCGCCATTCCTGCTGTCCCTAAAGCACCAAGTGCTGGGAGATTTGGAAAAGCTGCTCCTACCCAATAAACTAGCATGGTAAGAAATAACACGGCAAATGCGGCGTTGTCTAGCCAGTTCTGGAGTACAACCAGATTCATACAGTATTCTCCACCGTTATTGTTTAAAGTTGCGATTCTAACTATCCTGATCCTAACTTGAGTTTAATTAGAGACTCAGGGTAGATAGAATAAATTAATGTGTGTGGTACTGCTAAACTGACGTAACTAATATCATGGACAGGATTTACTTTGAACTACTAATGTTGGGACTAGATGCTGGATTAGGTAAAGTTGCTGAATTATGAGATTTTTTCAAAGAGAGAAATACATCGTAGCGAGTACTACGACTATCACTCACAGAGGTTGTTGCACCAATGGAACGGGTTGCTTCTAAAAAAGTTTTTTGTTTGGGAAATAAGGTATTGAGAGTAAAGTTATTTACCATTCGTTCTACATCCAGAAAAAATGCCCCATTTGTCGGATTCAGTTCTGTCGGCACAGTATGTTGATAAGCAAGATTACTGGCTAGTGTGCTGTTGGGTTTAGGTACAATTTTATCGGTGATGGGAGCGCCCAATACTAAAAAAGCGATATCCTTATCTAACCACCCGTGGCTGGCTGTTAAAGTACCAAAAGGCCCAATCCAGTTCACAACAGGTTGATTTGCCACTTTCCCTGGTTGAATTTGGAATTGATATTGATTTTTAATTACGTCATCCAGTTTTTGGAGAGATGCTTCAGCTAATTTGCGATCGCTGGCTTTGATCATAAATACCAATCCAGCTTTAAAATCTCCTGGGGTGCCGTTTTTTGCTGTGTTAGGAATGAGTGAAACAGCAAACTCGCCTTTCATCCAACTGAGTAAATCTCGTTCCAAATCAAGATTAGCCAGCGATTTTACGTCACTACGCAGTTGTTCTGGAGATACAGGCGAGAGGGGGTTTCCTTGAGATGTGAGGATGTAATCTCCCCACAACCTTTGTAAGTTACTACCAGATAACATCATCAAGGTTTCTGCTGGCATTCGTTGCTGCATACTGGCTGCTGTGTTGTCAACTGAGAGTAGGCGCTGACTTTGAGGATTCAGCCAGGAAACACCTTTCAAACGTACTCCTTCTGCCTCTAAAGTAATAGTCCCCGCCAAACCTTGGTTATTTTGCAGTTGCGCTAAAACTTGAGCAGGTAATCGCCGATTAGGAGCCGTAGTCGCAATTTTGGCTGCTGTTGGAACGTTGATATAAAACTGAGCAAAAGAATGAGATTCAGAAATTTTTGGGAAATTCTCAGCGAAACTCCCGACTGTTGCTAAAGATGTTTTATTTTTATAGGCATCAATTGCCCGTTCTGTGGCTTTAGGATTATCCGTAATTACTAGGAAGCGTTTAGCTAATAATGTAGCTGAAAGGTTTGTGCCAAATTGCCCTTCGCTTTGTTTAATCGGAATTCCCTGATAGGTGCGGTCAATCCATTTACCTGTTTTCAGCGCTTTGGGCTGTGCCAATATTTTTTGGGCTAACTCTGGGTTTTTTACAGGCAAAACCATAACTAATGACTGCTGAGTGTTAGGAGTAACGCCATCAGTAGCTACAGGCTTAGGGGCAGGCTGAGTAGTTTCGGGAGCTAAAATAGCGAAGGTAACTTCTTCATCTACCCAAGGTTGGATATCTTGCTCAAAGTTAAAACCATTGTTGGTCAAAAAGCGATCGCGCAACTGAATTAAATTTTTATTCAGTTCTGCTTGGGACTCTTTTGTACCAAATTCCTGTAATTTCTGCCATTGTTGGGGATCTGTACTGAGAGAAGCAGCAAACAGAGCATCGCCAGGAATAATATTTGCACCTACTAATAAATTTCCCGAATATAAATGCCCCTGGCTGAACAACCGATAGGCGACTCCGCCACCAATAATTAACAAACCAGTAGCCGAGAGCGTCAGTGCCAGAGACGGTTTCTGTTTTTTCTTCATGGGAACAGACACAATAGGCAGCGCCATTGAAACCAATACCTCATAACTTGCGAACTTTTTACTTGCTTTACCAAGTAAACTTAAGCATTTCCCATTCTTTTGGGCTATTTTTCAACAATTTTCTTTACTTTGAACTTTTACTGACACTTCGGTAATTAACCTTAGCTATTTGGCTGTAAAAGGAGTATTTTTATTGTTAGTTTATCTTTTTAACATGCTTTGTTATATTTCGCAGGCAACTTTCTCATAAAAGTTTTATTTATCGCTTAATTTTCGTGAGAGAAAACCTTGGCGAATTTACGTCGTGATCTGAAAAATCAATGGAATAAGGGAGGGACTGAGGTAAGCAAAACCCTTTCACACATAAGCTCTCACTCTTGATGGTTAATCTTGAGAGACAACTTTTTTACATAAGTTTTTAACTTTATTCTCAGTATTATGACGATATAACTAACTGCAAACAGCTGTAAGTAACCAGTAATTTGTAATTTTTACTACTTATACAACTTAGTTATTATGTATTGAATCTTCAAAGATATAGGGTTAACACCCAACTGAAAAAATTATAGAAAATATAATTAATGATGACTATTTTTACCAAAATTACCAAACCATAAATTTTGGCAATTTATCGATATTTTTGCACTGAAATCATGATTATATGGGCTAGATAGCAGTAAATGAACTATCCAGCCAAAATTTAATTTTTAGATAAATTTAATTTTTTCCCTAACTCAGGTATATTCGATTACCTATTTAATGTGAGGATTTAATGACCGTCGCTGAGGTCAATACCTGGAAGTAATTGAATGGATAATCAGTACTTGGCGATATTTTGGCGATCGCTACTTTATTCTAAACTTTGCCGTTAGTAGAACTTAGCTGCATCGGCCCCAAATATTTGGCTAGATAAGGAGAGAAAACCTCATAAATCAAAGTTAGCGGTTGCCCATGATGCCAAAACAAGTAGTGACGACCCCAAAACGGCCCTTCCACATCAAAGCCAGACTCTAACGCCGCTGAGTCCCCGTAGTAAATACCCCGCACATCTCGATACAACTCTGTGCGGAGACGCGCTAAACTTGCCCAAATTGGCAATGAACGATTTTGCAAATATTCATCTACATGGCTGGCTTCCCACCAAGATGTCGCATAAGCTAACCTCTGCCCCGAAGCAGTCCGTAACCACACCTGTCGTCGCAGTCTTGGCCCTGGTACAGCTTGGATTAAATCGGGTGCATCATCTAAATCTACGCCAATCAACGACATATCAATGACATCTACTTCCGTTGGCTCACCTGTCAGCAATTCTAAATGCCGAGTCGGAGAACCATCGCCCAATAACAGTAGTTGCCAAGTCGGAGCCAATTGTGTGTGTGGCAAACTCTTTTGTATGACTTCCTCGTCTCCTTGCCAAATCGGAGTCAGACGGTGCCAAGCTGATGGCAGTGTGGAGTTGTTTGTCAGAGTAAAAATAGCAGTCAATGTTATTTACAAAAGTTCATCTATCTATATAAAAGCACAAAAAAAGTCAACAGTTCAATGGTCAATAGTTAAGTAATACTTAGCTATTGACCATTGACCATTGACTAAAAAATGCGGATGGCGAGACTCGAACTCGCAAGGCAAAGCCACACGCACCTCAAGCGTGCGCGTATACCAATTCCGCCACATCCGCTAGAGTTAACTGAAGAACCAATATAGCACAACAAAGTGATTATAGTAAGGTAATATCTAAATTTTGCAAAATTTACCAAAAATTTAAGTGAACATATTCACAAATTTCCCGAAGGCGGATATCAGACTAACAGAAATGTAATAGCGCCACAAGTGATATTAAAAGGGGTATGGCTACTTTAAGATGCTCTGCACTAACCCACAGCCTAGTGCGGGAAACTGGCACAGACAAGCAGATGTAATCCTGTTAGTCTGGTTAAGACCTGTAGAGGCTTGACAGTCTTGATTTTTGTAGAATTTCGAAGGGCGTACATCCACTGCTGAGAATGATATTGCAAAAGCTCTGATCTTTAAATTTGCAACTAAGTAAAAGCTTTGTTGCTAATCAGATAAGAGAAAATGTCAATCTACTGGTACTAATATCGAAGCTAGAAAATGAAGTTTGACAAAATATTAATTGCTAATCGAGGAGAAATCGCGCTTCGCATTCTCCGTGCCTGTGAAGAAATGGGAATTGCAACTGTTGCGGTTCACTCAACCGTTGATCGTAACGCTCTCCATGTGCAACTTGCGGATGAAGCAGTTTGCATTGGTGAGCCAGCCAGCGGTAAAAGTTATTTAAATATTCCCAATATCATTGCTGCCGCTTTGACGCGTAATGCTACTGCCATTCATCCAGGGTATGGGTTTTTGGCGGAAAATGCCAAATTTGCAGAAATCTGTGCAGATCATCATATTGCTTTTATTGGCCCAACTCCTGAAGCTATTCGGTTGATGGGGGATAAATCCACAGCCAAAGAAACCATGCAAAAAGCTGGAGTGCCAACAGTACCCGGTAGCGATGGTTTAGTAGAGTCTGAGCAAGAAGGATTAGCACTGGCCAAGGAAATTGGTTATCCCGTCATGATTAAAGCCACTGCTGGCGGTGGTGGACGTGGGATGCGTTTAGTCCGTACTGAAGATGAATTTATCAAACTTTTTCTAGCTGCTCAAGGAGAAGCAGGCGCAGCCTTTGGTAATTCTGGCGTTTATATTGAGAAATTTATTGAACGTCCAAGGCACATTGAATTTCAAATTTTGGCAGATAATTACGGCAATGTGATTCACTTAGGTGAACGGGATTGTTCCATTCAACGCCGCAACCAAAAACTCCTAGAAGAAGCTCCTAGTCCGGCACTTGACTCAGATCTACGGGAGAAAATGGGACATGCTGCTGTCAAAGCTGCCCAGTTTATCAACTTCACGGGAGCAGGCACAATTGAGTTTCTCTTAGATCGGTTTGGGAAGTTCTATTTCATGGAAATGAACACCCGAATTCAAGTAGAGCATCCTGTAACAGAAATGATTACTGGGGTGGATTTAGTGGCTGAACAAATTCGAGTTGCTCAAGGAGAAAGACTGAAACTGACTCAAGAGCAAGTAGTTTTGCGTGGTCATGCTATAGAATGTCGGATCAATGCTGAAGACCCAGACCATGATTTCCGTCCCGCCCCAGGACGTATCAGCGGTTATCTTCCCCCTGGTGGCCCTGGTGTGCGGATTGATTCTCATGTTTACACCGATTACCAAATTCCGCCCTACTATGATTCTTTAATTGGTAAGCTCATCGTTTGGGGGCCAGATCGGGCAACTGCGATTAATCGGATGAAACGCGCATTGCGGGAGTGTGCCATTACCGGACTACCTACAACCATTGGTTTTCATCAAAGAATTATGGAAAACCAACAGTTTTTACAAGGTAATGTTTACACCAATTTTGTCCAGGAAATGAACCTCTAGGGAATTAGGAAGTAGAAGGTAAAGGGAAGGCGTAGAAGGCTGAGAAATATCTTATTTTCAGTTGACTACCTGTCCCTTTCCTGTTCAAGTACTCAGTTTGGTTGAGATTAATCGTAAATCCCGTTAAATACAAAATCCTGGTTAATCAAGGGGAAAATTTAATAATCTTTAACAAGTAAACTCAAACTTTCTCTTAACCTTAAACCAGTACCGTAAATTAACTTAATTAAAATTTGATGTACCTGAAGGGGTGACAAAGCGGCTGAAGCCAAGAAAATAGAGGAGCGTGACCGTTTTGGGGTAAAAAAAGATAGGTCAGGTATTCTCAACAAGACCTATCAAATGATAATGTTACCTAAATTCTACCAAAACTGCTTTCAAAATGTACTGACACCCGCACAGTACAAGATGCTAGAAATCTTACTAATGCTATTGCAATTTCATAAAACTGTGACAATTGAGAAACTAGCAACAGTATTTCCACAACCGATAAAATTTGAAAGTCGGAGGCGGAGTATACAAAGATTTTTACTACTACCTCAGTTGTCGATTCCATATCTGTGGTTTCCCCTGCTCAAACGATGGGTGAAAAATAGTCTGAAAAGAGGAGAGAAACGGCTAATATTTGCGATTGATAGAACACAATGGCGTTCACAAAATGTATTTGTAATTAGTTTAATAGAACAAAAAAGAGCAATACCTGTGTACTGGCTATTGTTACCTAAAAAAGGATGTAGCAATTTGGGAGAGCAGAAAAAATTAATTCGTCCACTATTGCAGTTATTTAAGGGATATCAAATGCTGGTACTGGGAGATAGAGAATTCCACAGTATAAAACTAGCAAATTGGTTACATAGCAAGGGCATTGACTTTGTATTGCGTCAGAAACAAGGTACTTATATTCGGCAAGAAAACCAATCACACCAACGCTTACAATCTTTGGGATTAACTCCTGGCATCTCGTTTTTTTTGACAGGGATTCAAGCAACTAAACAGAAAGGGTTTGCCAATTTTAATCTCGCCGGATATTACAAGCGCAAATATCGTGGAGTTGTTGAGCCTGCTGGCTGGTTTTTATTAACTAACCTTGATAGTCTCAAAGATGCCATTAAAGCATTTAAGTTGCGGAGTGGTATCGAAGCCATGTTTAAAGATTGTAAAACTGGAGGGTATAATCTCGAATCTACTTATGCTGATGGTCAACGTTTGATAGCACTGATTTTATTAATTGCTATTGCCTATACTTGTGCTATTTTAGTTGGTCGTAATTCTCGCTCCTCTGGACTACAAAAATATGTTGGTCGTCTGAAGGAGTTACAACGATTGCACCGCCGACATAGTGCTTTTTGGATTGGTTTGTATGGTCAGTTATGGGTAGGGGCAATGGAATTTTGGGCTGATTTAGCTCATGAATTGATGCGCCTCAAGCCCAGTAAACTGCCATATTTTCAACAAGGTCTACGGGCTATGACTCTTATCCAGTCTGCTTTATAACTTTTTTGTCACCCCTTCAGTTGATGTACTTCAGCTAATTCTTGAAGAATTCCAAGAAATTCATCTTTTGTGAATACCGTTGGTAAATATTTAGATTTCTTTATATTTACCGCACATACTTTTAAACCTAATCTCTTAATAATTCTTTGTAGAAAAATATCTAATCCTTTAAATAAGGATGTTTTAGGGAAAATTATTGATAATACTAAGGAATATACAAAAAATTCTATTTAATCTTCCCGTGAAGGGTGATTATATGGAAGAATTCGGTATAATATCCAAATAAACTATTTAAGAAAAAAGTTTCCTGTAGATTTAAGACAATATATAAGCTGTAATGCTTGATATATTAGGTTTGAAAAACATTATACAGAAATTTTCCGTCTAACAAATAGTTATGCGGCTAGTTTCTGAGTTGAGGGGTTAAACAGAAGGTCGGGGTAGAATAGCCAAGAAGATAAATATTTTTCTAGAGTTATGATTAAATATTTTGCTTATGGCTCAAATTTAAACTTGGAAAGGTTGAAAAGTAGAGGGGTCACAGTATATGACTCTGAACAAGGAACCCTTGAAGACTGGAGACTGGTTTTCAATGTAATAGATGAAACTTTGATAGGTGCAGGGTTTGCAAACATTGAACCTTGCAAAGGTTGTAAAGTCGAGGGTCTAATATATTCAATCAGTGACTCATCCATAGCTAATCTAGATAAGTTTGAAGATCATCCAAGAGATTATATGAAAGATTATGTGGATGTCATAGATTGTAATGGTGAGAAGATCAAATGTTTAACTTATATTGCACAAAAAAATAGAACACAGCCCAGTCTTATGCCAACTGAAGAATATCTTAACCACATACTAAAAGGTCGAGAATGGTTCAGTGAAGTGTATTATCAGAATCTTCTAAAGGTTAAGAAGTCTCCATGAATGACCTCATAGCTTTCCTGCTAGGATTTATATCAAATTTTATAACATCTGCACTTTTTCTAGCTTTCTTGAGAAAGATAAAACCTCAAATTTTTATCTCTGACTCAATCGCAAAAGGTAGAAGTTCAGATAACAAAGTTGAATATATGTTTAAAATTATAAACCTTACTAAGCGTGATGTAATTGATGTAAAAGCAGAACTATTTTTAATTAAGCCTTTTCAAGTAGACGGCGGATTTATACGTGAATTTTGTCATGTTTCTTTAATTACTAGTAGCTTAATGGAAATCAAAGGTATTAATAATCAAAAGAGTTTTACAGACTATGACTTTTGCTTCAAAACAAGGGATAACTTAGAAAGCAATTGGAAAAAAGGGCAATTTCTACTATTCAGAGTACAAGTCACAGACTCAGTTTCAGGATTTAAGAGAGTATTTTCCAGAGAATTTTCTAGTTTGGGGGATATAAAAGAAGGTGAGTTTGAAATAGGCAAATCTAAAGTTGTCAAGAAGCTAGTTCATAATTCTCGGAGGCAATGAGTTTTATGGTTTAATTTGAGACTTGTGTCTGATCGATGTAAAAACTTGGTTGACTCGGAGTAGCAGAAGGGGTCAGTATTCCAGAAAAAATAAAATAGGTTTGCAACACCGGAATGCTGCTGAATATTAAATACAGAGAGCGATCGCCCCAAACATGATCAAGTTGGTGTCGGAAGTGCGATCGCATCCTCCCCTATCCCCTAACTAACACGAGACATCATAGTAAGCAGTCCTTGTTGTCCTAGCAGGATTTCTCGCACCAAACTGAAAATCCCTACCCAAATAATCGGGGTAATATCGACCCCACCGATGGGTGGTACTAGCTTACGTAAAGGCAGCAAAAATGGCTCCGTAGGCCAAGCTATCAGATTGAAGGGTAATTGATTTAAATTCACTTGCGGAAACCAAGTGAGAATAATGCGGAAAATAAACAGGAATGTCATCAGTCCCAACAGCGGGCCGAGAATCCAAACGGTCAAGTTAACGCCAGTCATCGGTTTGAGCTACTAGTTTTGAACAAAGAAAATGCTGAGAAGTCAGTCAGGAAGTTTTAAGCTTTGTCAAGCAATATATATATTTTATTGCAAATGCTAGTCAAGCAATTTTAGATTTTAAATTTTGGATTAATAGCACGTAAGTCTCGAAAAATACTAGTTTTGCGTCTCTAGCTGCTCAGATCTAGTTTTACGACTCATACCAAAAGGCTTCTCAAGGAAGTACTACACTATTAGAATTATGATGAAGTGTGTAAAAAAAGGTTGAGAACAATGACACCATCTTTAGCAAATTTTCTTTGGAGTCTGGCTTGGGGTACTGCGATCGTTGTTATCCCTGCTACCGTTGGGCTAATTTTCATTAGCCAAAAAGATAAAATCCAACGTTCATAATTCTTTGGTGAGTCAGTTTGACTCTAATACCAAATTGTCTGTCAGTTATTTACCCAATTGCATTAACAGTAGCAATCTTCCTAGTGAGGACAGGGTATACTTAGCTGACAGACATCAATTTTTATTTGGCTGGCAATCGATAAATAGCTGCCAATCTTCTGAGCCAGAAGCTTTGGAGCTTAACTATATTGTGATTAATTAAAGTAGTGATTTTAATTGTGACTCGCTAACATAGATTGTGATATTGGGATAAAGAACAATGCTAAATTTTGGGCTGAACTCAGCCAGTGTTCTGGCTCAGGTCAATGTAGGGACGAACTCAGCCAGTATTATAGGAATATTCCTGGCTGTGGCTGGGGCAGCGCTGTATTTTTTGCGGACTGTACGCCCAGAACTTTCACGAGATCAAGATATATTTTTTGCAGCTGTCGGCTTACTCTGCGGCTTTATTCTGATTTTCCAAGGATGGCGGTTAGACCCGATTCTGCAATTTGGTCAGTTGCTTTTAGTTGGGACAACAGTGTTT encodes:
- the hmpF gene encoding pilus motility taxis protein HmpF; the encoded protein is MLYLAEVQKQKGGLLSGGSKTELKLLACQRTDQNWSTVSEEVITAEEASKLNDGALVLVELNPNRQVQRIQEAGRPLVNILQNFSRQLEKFKLKEDEIDQWKQSLTFQAQEMNRREMEMEARLEQLQQMEDDCQRLDEQKQEVDSSREEIEQLQAEIERNRQELEGAWEHLRGEQRRLEERQAEVKQGNVLDEEQSRVMSELLNRLSSRVAPTETVREHLHLAFELIEQQQATLNPYWEKLEQQKTLAAQQQEEVERLTQNLSDRQNEWQQAHNFIEQQTTQLKINQATITSKQESARLVKEQLQYQDDLYQKINYLSASSGDISRNKVDVEALEKMPLDELQKIVQDLIKKLEIDSSFVQEQEQELQYKQVDIEELQKKLSQASDQDHINLEMELADEKDHYQMLNKTLEGQRRSLLQRDKALRQHQNILLRRQGQPVSNIEEESTVDFAPILLQIDGQRQQQSQELQKVEQEIEQMRSAIELDQGMIDNQAHDLESKQQEIKTLEASLQSLQTATAECWVRVNLYQEALQPIQDSLDGLRQKLQGINDSLAQVQEVGDYQLQTISEMRQTLQNLISQPELIAS
- the accC gene encoding acetyl-CoA carboxylase biotin carboxylase subunit encodes the protein MKFDKILIANRGEIALRILRACEEMGIATVAVHSTVDRNALHVQLADEAVCIGEPASGKSYLNIPNIIAAALTRNATAIHPGYGFLAENAKFAEICADHHIAFIGPTPEAIRLMGDKSTAKETMQKAGVPTVPGSDGLVESEQEGLALAKEIGYPVMIKATAGGGGRGMRLVRTEDEFIKLFLAAQGEAGAAFGNSGVYIEKFIERPRHIEFQILADNYGNVIHLGERDCSIQRRNQKLLEEAPSPALDSDLREKMGHAAVKAAQFINFTGAGTIEFLLDRFGKFYFMEMNTRIQVEHPVTEMITGVDLVAEQIRVAQGERLKLTQEQVVLRGHAIECRINAEDPDHDFRPAPGRISGYLPPGGPGVRIDSHVYTDYQIPPYYDSLIGKLIVWGPDRATAINRMKRALRECAITGLPTTIGFHQRIMENQQFLQGNVYTNFVQEMNL
- a CDS encoding DUF3352 domain-containing protein, translating into MALPIVSVPMKKKQKPSLALTLSATGLLIIGGGVAYRLFSQGHLYSGNLLVGANIIPGDALFAASLSTDPQQWQKLQEFGTKESQAELNKNLIQLRDRFLTNNGFNFEQDIQPWVDEEVTFAILAPETTQPAPKPVATDGVTPNTQQSLVMVLPVKNPELAQKILAQPKALKTGKWIDRTYQGIPIKQSEGQFGTNLSATLLAKRFLVITDNPKATERAIDAYKNKTSLATVGSFAENFPKISESHSFAQFYINVPTAAKIATTAPNRRLPAQVLAQLQNNQGLAGTITLEAEGVRLKGVSWLNPQSQRLLSVDNTAASMQQRMPAETLMMLSGSNLQRLWGDYILTSQGNPLSPVSPEQLRSDVKSLANLDLERDLLSWMKGEFAVSLIPNTAKNGTPGDFKAGLVFMIKASDRKLAEASLQKLDDVIKNQYQFQIQPGKVANQPVVNWIGPFGTLTASHGWLDKDIAFLVLGAPITDKIVPKPNSTLASNLAYQHTVPTELNPTNGAFFLDVERMVNNFTLNTLFPKQKTFLEATRSIGATTSVSDSRSTRYDVFLSLKKSHNSATLPNPASSPNISSSK
- the tilS gene encoding tRNA lysidine(34) synthetase TilS: MVWTPLHAKIHRTIKSRHLFLHHERLLVAVSGGQDSLCLIKLLLDLQSKWSWYLGIAHCDHCWRDDSQANAHHVANLAKNWGVNFYLETAKEPINSEGTARNWRYQALNAIAQKYNYQYIVTGHTASDRAETLLYNLMRGTGADGLQALTWERPLSEKITLVRPLLAITRQKTGQFCQDFQLPIWEDSTNQNVKYARNRIRQELIPYLQTNFNPKVESALAQTAELLQADVEYLEQASQQLREKATIGSGDHLKLNRQVLQPAPLALQRRVMRQVLLEILPDAPNFEHIEKLTALITAPNRSQTDPFPGGAIAQVQGNWIIIKEKSL
- a CDS encoding chorismate lyase, with translation MTAIFTLTNNSTLPSAWHRLTPIWQGDEEVIQKSLPHTQLAPTWQLLLLGDGSPTRHLELLTGEPTEVDVIDMSLIGVDLDDAPDLIQAVPGPRLRRQVWLRTASGQRLAYATSWWEASHVDEYLQNRSLPIWASLARLRTELYRDVRGIYYGDSAALESGFDVEGPFWGRHYLFWHHGQPLTLIYEVFSPYLAKYLGPMQLSSTNGKV
- the ccsB gene encoding c-type cytochrome biogenesis protein CcsB; translated protein: MNLVVLQNWLDNAAFAVLFLTMLVYWVGAAFPNLPALGALGTAGMAIANLCIATLLGARWIEAGYFPLSNLYESLFFLTWGITAVHLIAENGTRSRLVGVFTTPVAMGITAFAALTLPSTMQSAEPLVPALKSNWLMMHVSVMMLSYSALMVGSILAIAFLVVTRGQNIELQGSSVGTGGYRTNGYRLHKAGELVTQSATPVGEDNGSARRFESNTNNGNTAVMNLVTATQSGTAATTAVLSPQLLSLADTLDNISYRIIGLGFPLLTIGIIAGGVWANEAWGSYWSWDPKETWALITWLVFAAYLHARITRGWQGRRPAILAASGFVVVWICYLGVNLLGKGLHSYGWFF